In the genome of Oscillospiraceae bacterium, the window CTCCGGAAACGGATATTTGGAATCGGGGCGTTTCGGATTTACCACCGCATCCGCGTCCGGAAGCGGGAGCCGGCATGTATGATGATCTGTAATTACCACATTAATTCCGAGTGATTTCGCAAGGGCGATTTCCTCGTTCGCGGTGATTCCCGAATCGACAGTTATAATTAGTCCTACATCATCAACAGCAAATGAACGAACCGCATCAGGATTGAGCCCATAGCCTTCGGTAATACGTTCAGGTATATATACATTTACTTTCGCGCCGAGAGATCTGAGATATTGACATACGATAACAGATGAGGTGACACCGTCCACATCATAATCACCGAATATTATTATCTTCATTTTCGCGCGTACGGCGGATATTATACATTTGCACGCTTTATCCATGTCATCAAGCAGGAACGGATCATGTAAAAGAGCGCTTGATTTATCAAGCAATTTCTTTGCTTTTTCGGGTGTGTCGGCGCCTCTGGCAACAAGGAGGCGGGCCATAAGCGGTGAAAAGCCACATTCTGCTGCAAGTGCGGCGGCCTTAACCGTCTGAGGCTTCGGTATGACCCATTCTGCCGGAGGCTTTCCTCTCATTTTTATATCCATCCTTTATGCGGAATTTACATCGTGATGCTATTGAAAAGCTCTGATATACGGAGAATTTAATAAGTGATATATACATCGGAAAAGCGAAACGGTTTATAATAGTCACTATTTATAATATTAATATCACAATTTACGGGGAGTTATTCCGCGACAGGAATTTTTATGTCAAACGGATGATATTTATAATCCGTAAGCTTGAAGCTTTCGGAGTTAAAACTGTAAAAATCATTTACTTCGGGATCAATCCAAAGCTCCGGAGCTTCATACGGACTCTTTTCAATAAGCTCTTTTATCATCGGGATATGGCGGTCATATATATGAGCATCCGCGATAACATGCAGAAGCGTGCCTGGAACCAGCCCGCTGACACGCGCCATCATTATAAGCAAAAGCGAGTATTGTACAACGTTCCAGTTATTAGCGACAAGCATATCCTGACTGCGCTGATTTAAAATCATATTTAATATATTTCCGGACACATTAAAGGTCACGCTGTATGCGCAAGGATAAAGCCGCATTTCGGACAGATCGGTGTGATTATATATATTTGTGATTATCCTTCGGCTGTGAGGATTGTTTTTCAGGTCATATATAACCCTGTCAACCTGATCGAACATTCCTTCTTTGTATTTATGCTTCTGGGCGAGCTGATATCCGTATGCTTTTCCGATCGTGCCGTATTCATCGGCCCATTGATCCCATATATGACTGTTAAGGTCGGAGATGTTGTTCGATTTTTTCTGCCAGATCCATAAAAGCTCGTCGAGAGACGATTTCATGGCGGTACGCCTTATTGTCATAATCGGAAATTCCTTTGAAAGGTCGTATCTGTTTGTTATGCCAAAAAGCTTAACGGTGTGAGCGGGAGCGCCGTCTTCCCATTTGGGGCGAACCGGGTAATCGTTGTCCCATACGCCATTTTCAAGTATATTTCGGCAGTTTTGTATAAAAATCGTATCCGCTCTGCTCATTGCGTATCCTCCGTACCTTTTTATGTTTATTGAACGGTAACTATTATTAACGGCAATTATTAAAACGGCATTTAAATAAGTCGTGTTTTATAAGAGAGAAAAGCCCATATACCAGAGTCTTTTCTTTCTTAAGCGGTAATTATTTAAATGCCGAGTTAATAAATAATCCTTGTTCAGCAAGAGAGAAAGGCTCATATACTGTATTGAGGTCACCTGAATTTTCGTGTTGTATTATTGACTCATGAGTGACTCGCAATGACAAAGCACGATTATAAAATCGCTTCATTTATAATGAATATTATATCATATTTATATATATGATGTCAAGCATTGAGCTATATTGGCATATATTGATGTTTTCCGCAGCCATAAAGTTATATTACTTTTTACTAAAAATTAAAAAGCCGTCTCCGGGAGGAGACGGCTTTGAGCGCAGTGTAAATGATATTATCAGCCGTTATCAGCTGTTGCTGTTGCTTCAGCTGTCGAAGTTGCAGCTGTTACGGTGGAAGCAATCGCTTCTATAGTACCGACAATAACGTCTTTGTCTGCAACGGCAGTTGTAATAGTGCCGGTCTTAACTTCTTCGTTGTTTTTAACAAAACCGACGAAATGGGTTGCGTCGATTTCATATGTTCCGACTTTTGTAATCTCTCCGGTAGATTCGTCATATGCAAGAGTGATCGGTTCTTCAAGACTTTCAAAAGCTGTCTTGACAACTTCGATAAGAGTGGGAGCTTTACTTACTACTTTGACAGGTCCGTCGAAAAGCACTTCACCGTTTACATCGGTAAACTTAAAGTTTACGTTAATTTCCTTTGCGTCGGTATCTTTCGGTGTGCAGGATGCGAACATTGCGCATACCATCAATGCGGCAAGCAATATCGCAAAAATTCTCTTTTTCATTTCTTTCCTCCAAAACTTGTTGCATCAAAGCAACTTATTCTATTCACAAGAGATGAGCATATTATACAGTATGATATTTGGATTGTCAAGCAAATATGAACAAGCGTTCCATAATTTGCAATATTATCGATATTTCTTAATTATTAATTCATAATCTGCAATGTTCATTATACTGCGGACCTCGTTTGTCTTGAAAGCAGCTTTACAGACAAATCCTTGCCGATTCTGTATTCCGATACGGCCTCTATTTCACCGCTGTCAAGCTGATTGCGAAGCATTATCAGCACAGTCGCTTCACAGGGAACGCCCTGATAAGCAAGCAACACTCTTTTATTCGCCGCGGTATCGTCAGACGCGCTGTCCTTGATTGAAAGCCCAAAATGATATGCGCGGTAGTTCCTGCCATATAGATAACGTGAAACGAGGATTTCGCAGGTATATCCTTCTGGCAAAGTACTTTTGGCGTTTATAACAAGCTCGTTTTTTGTTCCGCTTTCAATAGTAAAGAAATTCCTGCACGCGTCAAGAAGCTTTTCCAGAGCCTCCGGTTTTAATTGCTTCACTCCGTTTGAGTCGTATGTATAATCATCTTCTGAAAATTTCGTTGAATTTTCGCGCAGATCAGCGGACGCTCTTAAATTACGGTAAATTATTGCAGCGATAAGCTTTGCCGCTTCACAGCGCTTTAACGGATCGCCGGGATTGAAGCATCCGTTTTCGTCTCCGTTAAATATTCCGTCATAGTAGCATTTAAGGACATACAGACGGGAGGATTCGGGGATCGAACAGTAATCCTTTATAAGTGAAGCATATTTTTCAAGCTCCGCGGACGGATACATTCCGCCGCGTATATATTCATGTCCGTACAACGATATCTGAGGATAAAGCGTACAGCTATTGAGAGTATTCCCGTTCGGCGCATGAAGCGAATCCAACTCAAACGATAATGACAAAAGTTTTGCGGTTTCAGCCCTGCTTATTCTCGCGTCAAGCTGCCTTTCCGCTTCCGGGCTTATAGCAACAGTCTCACCGGAAATTTTGATTCCATAATCACTGTCCGATAAAATACCTCCGTCCGCAAGCAGCTTTACATATCCGGAATACCACAGGTCAGCTCCTTCGGCGCCGGCTGTTATAAGCGCACTGCGCGCTTCAGACGCTCTGTCTTCAATGCCGAGATATCTCGTGATCAGTGCGAACAGCTGCACCGCGCTGAGCAATTCATCCGGTTCAAAGGATGTTTCTGATGTCCCAAGAAAGATTTTGTCATCGATAAGCGGCTCTAAATACGAATAAAACCAGTCCGACTCCGAAACATCAGTAAAATTCGAAACCGTTACTGACGGCGCACACAAAGGCGCGCCGTCAGTAACGGTGGAAGATAAGGCAGCGTTGACTGGAGGATTCGTAGCAAACGAACCCAAAGAGGACATTGTAACGATTGAAACGGCAAGAGTTGCCGATACCATAAATTTAATATATTTTTTTGCCGGTATTGAAAGCATCTTTTTCACCTGAATATTTTTTATGTAGTATACCACGGATTCTACATTTTTGCTATATTCTCAGAAAAATATTTTATTCAGTGGCAGCCCCAAGCGTAACAGACAGGTCAATCGTGGCTTTTCCGCGGTATATCTCAACCTGAACGACATCGCCAATTTTATGAGCGGTAATAAGGTCGGCAAGCTCTGTGCCTGACTTTACTTCCTTGCCGTCAAATTTTAGAATAATGTCTCCGAAGAGTATGCCGGCTTTATCGGCCGCTCCGCCCTTTGTGGTAAAGAGTACATATACTCCGAGCGGCGCGCCGTATTTTGCGGCATCACTCTCTGCCATGTTCTGAACCGTAACCCCTAGAGCGGCGCGTCCGGAAACGAACTCATTATCAGGTCTCTGAAGCACGGCTCCGTCCTTGATAATAGCTTCAATTATAGGGATAACACCGTTGATCGGAATGGCAAATCCCATGCCTTCGTATCCGTCAGCCAGCTTAAGAGTGTTTATTCCGATAACCTGTCCGTATTGATTCAAAAGCGGACCGCCCGAGTTGCCCGGATTTATTGACGCGTCAATTTGTATGACGGTCATTGTTTTTATGACGTTACCCGAATCGTTTGTAATTTTTACGTCGCGGTTTATAGCGGAAACCATACCATGGGTTGAAGTACCGGCAAATTCTATACCTGCCGGAGTTCCTATTGCGATGACCGGGTCGCCCTCTTCGATTTTGTCCGAGTCTCCAAGCTCTACGGAAGGAAGCTCCTCTGCGTCGATGTGGAGGACGGCAATATCAGTAAGAGAGTCGGTTCCCACCACTGTTGCCGGATATTCCGAACCATCTTTTAATACAACGGTTACCTTTGTACTGTCTTCAACGACATGACAATTTGTAATTATATATCTCTTGTCGGTATCGTTTTCGGTAGCTTTTATAATGAAACCGCTGCCGATGCTTTTTGAAATGTCCTTGCCGTTGATTTGAGTAACGGCAATAATGCCGACTACACTGGGCTTGGCTTTTTTGATTATATCCTTGTTCGAAAGCGTTCCGCTTGTGACAGACATCGGAATCTGGATTACCGGTGTCTGCGTCTGAGTTTCGTTGCTTGTCTCGGTTTGCTGCTGATTTCCGGAAGCAACAGGTTTATATCCTCCGGCAATCACAGCGACAAGACATGACACGGTAACAAGGCATACCATTGTCATAACCGCAGCGAATATCTTCAGACCCTTGAAATCCGTTTTCAATTTGCGTTGACGGCTGTTTTTCTCGTATTCGTCATAGCTCCATTTGTTCTTGAATCCGCCGTATGAAAGCTCTGTCTGAGCCGGCGAGCGGACGGGTTCGTTTTCGGAAAGCGGCTGTGCCGAAACATTGTTTTCCGAATTTTCTTTTTGCGGTGCTTCGGATGCGCCCTGATCTTCATTTTTAATGTTTTTTATTTCGTCTGACATACGCTCATCTCCGTATCACAGAATTTACTGTACGATTATATTAACATAAAAATATGAAATAAATGTTGTATTTTTGTGTAGTTTTGCAGAAATTTTACATGATGGATTGTTTCAACCCGAAGGCTTTTCTTATAATCATCAATTTATGTTCTGCGCCTTGCTTTCATGGACACGCGACAGGGTAAATACGAATTCGCAGTATTCGCCGTATTCGCTCTTTACCCAGATCTCCTCGCCATGACTGTCGAGAATCGTTT includes:
- the thyA gene encoding thymidylate synthase, which produces MSRADTIFIQNCRNILENGVWDNDYPVRPKWEDGAPAHTVKLFGITNRYDLSKEFPIMTIRRTAMKSSLDELLWIWQKKSNNISDLNSHIWDQWADEYGTIGKAYGYQLAQKHKYKEGMFDQVDRVIYDLKNNPHSRRIITNIYNHTDLSEMRLYPCAYSVTFNVSGNILNMILNQRSQDMLVANNWNVVQYSLLLIMMARVSGLVPGTLLHVIADAHIYDRHIPMIKELIEKSPYEAPELWIDPEVNDFYSFNSESFKLTDYKYHPFDIKIPVAE
- a CDS encoding S-layer homology domain-containing protein encodes the protein MVYYIKNIQVKKMLSIPAKKYIKFMVSATLAVSIVTMSSLGSFATNPPVNAALSSTVTDGAPLCAPSVTVSNFTDVSESDWFYSYLEPLIDDKIFLGTSETSFEPDELLSAVQLFALITRYLGIEDRASEARSALITAGAEGADLWYSGYVKLLADGGILSDSDYGIKISGETVAISPEAERQLDARISRAETAKLLSLSFELDSLHAPNGNTLNSCTLYPQISLYGHEYIRGGMYPSAELEKYASLIKDYCSIPESSRLYVLKCYYDGIFNGDENGCFNPGDPLKRCEAAKLIAAIIYRNLRASADLRENSTKFSEDDYTYDSNGVKQLKPEALEKLLDACRNFFTIESGTKNELVINAKSTLPEGYTCEILVSRYLYGRNYRAYHFGLSIKDSASDDTAANKRVLLAYQGVPCEATVLIMLRNQLDSGEIEAVSEYRIGKDLSVKLLSRQTRSAV
- a CDS encoding trypsin-like peptidase domain-containing protein — encoded protein: MSDEIKNIKNEDQGASEAPQKENSENNVSAQPLSENEPVRSPAQTELSYGGFKNKWSYDEYEKNSRQRKLKTDFKGLKIFAAVMTMVCLVTVSCLVAVIAGGYKPVASGNQQQTETSNETQTQTPVIQIPMSVTSGTLSNKDIIKKAKPSVVGIIAVTQINGKDISKSIGSGFIIKATENDTDKRYIITNCHVVEDSTKVTVVLKDGSEYPATVVGTDSLTDIAVLHIDAEELPSVELGDSDKIEEGDPVIAIGTPAGIEFAGTSTHGMVSAINRDVKITNDSGNVIKTMTVIQIDASINPGNSGGPLLNQYGQVIGINTLKLADGYEGMGFAIPINGVIPIIEAIIKDGAVLQRPDNEFVSGRAALGVTVQNMAESDAAKYGAPLGVYVLFTTKGGAADKAGILFGDIILKFDGKEVKSGTELADLITAHKIGDVVQVEIYRGKATIDLSVTLGAATE